One Gloeothece verrucosa PCC 7822 DNA window includes the following coding sequences:
- the ispG gene encoding (E)-4-hydroxy-3-methylbut-2-enyl-diphosphate synthase, producing MQTLDTPKTPTSSASDFDTTIHRRKTRPVKVGDVTIGGGYPVVVQSMINEDTLDIEGSVAAIRRLHEIGCEIVRVTVPSMAHAVALAKIKEQLAKTYKPVPLVADVHHNGMKIALEVAKHVDKVRINPGLYVFEKPKDDRSEYTQAEFNEIGEKIRETLKPLVLTLKEQDKAMRIGVNHGSLAERMLFTYGDTPEGMVESALEFIRICESLEFYNIVISLKASRVPVMLAAYRLMVKRMDELGMDYPLHLGVTEAGDGEYGRIKSTAGIGTLLAEGIGDTIRVSLTEAPEKEIPVCYSILQALGLRKTMVEYVACPSCGRTLFNLEEVLDRVRKATKHLTGLDIAVMGCIVNGPGEMADADYGYVGKQAGYISLYRGREEIKKVPEDKGVEELINLIKADGRWVDP from the coding sequence ATGCAAACTCTGGACACTCCGAAAACACCAACTTCAAGCGCATCGGATTTTGATACCACCATCCACAGACGAAAAACTCGTCCGGTAAAAGTGGGAGATGTCACCATCGGCGGCGGTTATCCGGTGGTAGTACAGTCAATGATTAATGAAGATACTTTAGATATAGAAGGTTCTGTGGCGGCTATTCGGCGCTTACATGAAATTGGCTGTGAGATTGTGCGGGTAACCGTTCCTAGTATGGCCCATGCAGTCGCCTTAGCCAAAATCAAAGAACAACTAGCCAAAACTTATAAACCTGTTCCTTTGGTGGCCGATGTTCATCACAATGGCATGAAAATCGCCTTAGAAGTCGCTAAACACGTGGATAAAGTCCGCATTAATCCGGGGTTATACGTGTTTGAAAAACCAAAGGACGATCGCAGTGAATATACTCAAGCCGAATTTAATGAGATTGGGGAAAAAATCCGCGAAACTTTAAAACCCCTAGTTCTCACCCTGAAAGAACAGGATAAAGCCATGCGGATCGGGGTCAATCATGGTTCTTTAGCAGAAAGAATGTTATTTACTTATGGGGATACCCCAGAAGGGATGGTAGAATCGGCTCTAGAATTTATCCGGATTTGTGAATCTCTGGAGTTTTATAACATTGTTATCTCCCTGAAAGCGTCTAGAGTGCCGGTGATGTTAGCGGCTTATCGTCTAATGGTTAAGCGCATGGATGAGTTAGGCATGGATTATCCGCTACATTTAGGCGTTACAGAAGCCGGAGATGGGGAATATGGACGGATTAAATCCACTGCGGGGATCGGTACGCTTTTAGCTGAGGGAATAGGGGATACTATACGGGTATCTTTAACTGAAGCGCCAGAAAAGGAAATTCCGGTCTGCTATAGTATTCTTCAAGCTTTGGGACTACGCAAGACGATGGTAGAGTATGTTGCTTGTCCTTCTTGCGGTCGTACCTTGTTTAATTTAGAAGAAGTCCTTGATCGAGTTCGGAAAGCCACTAAGCATTTAACCGGCTTGGATATTGCTGTGATGGGATGTATTGTTAATGGTCCGGGTGAAATGGCCGATGCTGACTACGGTTATGTAGGTAAGCAAGCGGGTTATATTTCTCTGTATCGAGGAAGAGAGGAAATTAAAAAGGTACCGGAAGATAAAGGCGTTGAAGAGTTGATTAATTTAATTAAAGCTGATGGGCGCTGGGTCGATCCATAA
- a CDS encoding CPBP family intramembrane glutamic endopeptidase, which translates to MWFSFVSPSNFWSDLVISKNSWLKILIFLVAWVIIWFPIAIPLAWRLKWNPLKNLTLSVEQKLPLIISLYLLAPLGVWEMAKLEGETLADYGMVFNPPLFWHLGTGISLGIGILGLIFGAEGLLGWINWHGEKFPKFGTVIFPLLGLALVVGGIEELVFRGLFLNKLEQDYSREIAAILSSAIFALLHLVWERKNTLAQLPGLWLMGIVLVAARWVAGGNLGLAWGLHTGWVWAMASLDTAGLISYSGKGSPWLTGLGGQPLAGLAGILCMVITGIILLVMSH; encoded by the coding sequence ATGTGGTTCAGCTTTGTTTCCCCGTCAAATTTTTGGTCGGACTTAGTAATCAGTAAAAATTCTTGGCTAAAAATTTTAATTTTTTTAGTCGCTTGGGTAATAATTTGGTTTCCCATTGCTATTCCTTTAGCTTGGCGGTTGAAATGGAATCCATTGAAAAATTTAACCCTAAGCGTAGAGCAAAAATTGCCCTTGATTATTTCTTTATATTTACTGGCTCCTTTAGGGGTTTGGGAAATGGCCAAATTAGAAGGAGAAACTTTGGCTGATTATGGGATGGTTTTTAATCCGCCGCTTTTTTGGCATTTAGGAACGGGAATAAGCTTGGGGATAGGAATTTTAGGGCTTATTTTTGGGGCTGAGGGATTATTAGGATGGATCAATTGGCATGGTGAAAAGTTTCCCAAATTTGGCACAGTGATTTTTCCCTTGCTAGGATTGGCCCTTGTAGTGGGAGGAATAGAAGAATTGGTGTTTCGGGGTTTATTTCTCAATAAATTAGAACAAGATTACTCAAGGGAGATAGCCGCTATCCTTTCAAGTGCTATATTTGCCCTGTTACATTTAGTCTGGGAACGGAAAAACACTTTAGCACAGTTACCGGGGTTATGGTTGATGGGGATAGTATTAGTAGCGGCGAGATGGGTAGCGGGAGGGAATTTAGGGTTAGCATGGGGACTTCATACCGGTTGGGTGTGGGCAATGGCCTCTTTAGATACAGCCGGATTAATATCTTATAGCGGCAAGGGTTCACCTTGGTTAACGGGTTTAGGAGGACAACCTCTGGCCGGACTAGCCGGAATTCTCTGTATGGTAATCACAGGGATAATTTTATTAGTCATGAGTCATTAG
- a CDS encoding AbrB family transcriptional regulator — MPEPNPLTGKALLQKVKELSHLPRRETAKQCGYYTETKDGQTRVNLTDFYDAVLGAKGVPLDPGGVKDGRGREPTFRVSVHKNGQIVIGSTYTEQMGLKPGDEFEIKLGYKHIHLKQLEGEGSGVDEDQPLSA; from the coding sequence ATGCCAGAACCTAATCCTTTAACTGGAAAAGCACTACTTCAAAAAGTGAAAGAGCTATCCCACTTACCTCGTAGGGAAACCGCGAAACAGTGTGGCTATTACACAGAAACCAAAGACGGTCAGACACGAGTCAATTTAACAGACTTTTATGATGCCGTCTTAGGTGCTAAAGGCGTTCCCCTTGATCCAGGAGGGGTAAAAGATGGTCGTGGACGCGAACCGACTTTTCGAGTCAGTGTTCACAAAAATGGCCAAATTGTCATTGGTTCAACCTACACTGAGCAAATGGGATTAAAGCCAGGTGATGAGTTTGAAATTAAATTAGGCTACAAACATATTCACTTGAAACAACTCGAAGGAGAAGGCTCAGGAGTCGACGAAGATCAACCTCTGTCGGCCTAG
- a CDS encoding succinate dehydrogenase/fumarate reductase iron-sulfur subunit: MQVIFKVLRQKPDSTVRVQSYTLDVEPGNTILDCLNRIKWEQDGTLAFRKNCRNTICGSCGMRINGRSALACKQNVGQELELFASTTNGGIPEITIAPMGNMPVIKDLIVDMNSFWNSLEAVDPYVSTNARSIPEREFLQTPEERERLDQMGNCILCGACYSECNARDVNPEFVGPHALAKAHRMVIDNRDSETESRLEKYNTAKEGVWGCTRCYMCNTVCPMEVAPMDQIGKIKQEILRRHEAKDSRPIRHRKVLIDLVKQGGWVDERKFALLVVGNYFRDLRGMLSLVPVGLRVLARRKFPFTFEASQGTQEVRSLIESVQNSKQYNE; encoded by the coding sequence ATGCAAGTTATTTTTAAAGTTCTTCGACAAAAACCCGACTCTACAGTCCGTGTTCAATCTTATACTCTAGATGTAGAACCCGGAAATACAATTTTAGACTGTCTTAATCGGATTAAGTGGGAGCAAGACGGGACATTAGCGTTTCGCAAAAACTGTCGTAATACTATTTGCGGCAGTTGTGGGATGAGAATCAATGGACGTTCGGCCTTAGCTTGTAAACAAAACGTCGGCCAAGAATTAGAACTGTTTGCATCCACTACTAACGGGGGCATACCTGAGATTACTATTGCTCCTATGGGCAATATGCCAGTCATTAAAGATTTAATTGTGGATATGAATAGCTTTTGGAATAGTCTGGAAGCGGTCGATCCTTATGTAAGTACAAATGCCCGCTCAATTCCTGAACGAGAATTTTTACAAACGCCTGAAGAAAGAGAACGCTTAGATCAGATGGGCAATTGTATTCTATGCGGCGCTTGTTATTCGGAATGTAACGCCAGAGATGTTAATCCGGAATTTGTGGGTCCCCATGCTTTAGCTAAAGCTCATCGGATGGTGATCGACAACAGAGATAGCGAAACCGAAAGCCGCTTAGAAAAATACAATACAGCTAAAGAAGGGGTTTGGGGATGTACTCGCTGTTATATGTGTAACACGGTTTGTCCGATGGAAGTGGCACCAATGGATCAAATCGGCAAAATTAAACAAGAAATTCTCAGACGACATGAAGCTAAAGATAGCCGCCCCATCCGTCACCGCAAAGTCTTAATTGATTTAGTAAAACAAGGGGGTTGGGTTGATGAGCGAAAATTTGCCTTATTGGTAGTAGGTAATTATTTTCGAGATTTAAGGGGAATGCTCAGTCTTGTTCCCGTAGGGTTACGGGTACTCGCTAGAAGAAAATTCCCCTTCACCTTTGAAGCTTCGCAAGGAACTCAAGAGGTGCGATCGCTGATTGAATCTGTCCAAAACAGCAAACAGTATAACGAATAA
- a CDS encoding TlyA family RNA methyltransferase, whose product MSKQRLDNRLVELNLCDSRQQAQRLIRAGEVKVNQQIIDKPGTEVDPSAEIVLQAKPPYVSRGGEKLKKALEVFQIPVEGRICLDGGISTGGFTDCLLQAGAKRVYGVDVGYGQVAWSLRSDERVILKERTNFRYLTYSDLYLDQPPADLGVMDLSFISLTKVLQPLWELLVPPREVILLVKPQFEVGRERVGKKGVVRNAQDQAQAIFGVWQAAQGLGWSYGGISWSPITGPAGNIEYLLWLKMTSEKNCLSLEMIQELTEKALQVFSG is encoded by the coding sequence TTGTCCAAACAAAGATTAGATAACCGATTAGTTGAGCTTAACCTCTGTGATTCTCGCCAACAAGCACAGAGATTGATCCGCGCAGGAGAAGTAAAAGTCAATCAACAGATTATCGATAAACCCGGTACAGAAGTTGATCCAAGCGCCGAAATTGTACTGCAAGCTAAACCGCCTTATGTGTCTCGAGGCGGTGAAAAGCTCAAAAAAGCCCTAGAAGTCTTCCAAATCCCTGTAGAGGGGCGTATATGCCTTGATGGTGGCATTTCTACCGGGGGGTTCACCGATTGTTTATTACAAGCCGGAGCTAAGCGGGTTTATGGAGTAGATGTGGGTTATGGACAAGTGGCTTGGAGTTTACGCTCTGATGAAAGAGTTATTCTCAAAGAAAGAACCAATTTTCGTTATTTAACTTACTCAGATTTGTATCTTGACCAACCGCCGGCTGATTTGGGCGTGATGGACCTCTCTTTTATTTCTTTAACTAAAGTGTTACAGCCGCTTTGGGAGCTATTAGTGCCGCCTCGGGAGGTAATTTTATTGGTTAAACCTCAATTTGAAGTAGGGCGTGAGCGCGTAGGCAAAAAAGGAGTTGTCCGTAATGCCCAAGATCAAGCCCAGGCAATTTTTGGCGTTTGGCAAGCGGCTCAAGGGTTAGGATGGAGTTATGGCGGAATAAGCTGGTCCCCAATTACTGGGCCAGCAGGTAATATAGAGTATCTTCTCTGGTTAAAGATGACGAGTGAGAAAAATTGTCTTAGCTTAGAAATGATACAAGAGTTAACAGAAAAAGCACTCCAAGTTTTTTCCGGTTAA
- a CDS encoding DUF2795 domain-containing protein, with translation MSKINLVQLNKALSKVDYPISRRDLIKYAEDKGIDEKVLRLFTQLPSQRYQTSDEALSAIFSSQRKRRIKINREQVEKILQDVVYPISKPKLVLYAENKGVDEKILKLFIELPPRVYDTSAQILEAIEEH, from the coding sequence ATGTCTAAAATTAACCTAGTGCAGCTAAATAAGGCTTTGTCTAAAGTTGACTATCCTATTTCTAGACGAGACTTGATTAAATATGCAGAGGATAAAGGTATTGATGAGAAAGTCCTCCGTTTATTTACTCAGTTACCCTCCCAACGTTATCAAACCTCTGATGAAGCTCTAAGCGCAATTTTTTCTTCACAGAGAAAAAGACGAATCAAAATTAATCGAGAGCAAGTAGAGAAAATTTTACAGGATGTTGTCTATCCTATTTCCAAACCTAAATTAGTTCTCTATGCTGAAAACAAAGGTGTAGATGAAAAAATTTTAAAGCTTTTCATCGAGTTGCCGCCTCGAGTTTATGATACATCTGCTCAAATTCTTGAAGCTATTGAAGAACACTGA
- a CDS encoding RNA-binding S4 domain-containing protein — translation MTINEPASSVTIKLAQFLKWQGLVQTGGEAKIRIQGGEVLVNGTLETRRGRKLVSGDRVTIDGKTYQVNL, via the coding sequence ATGACAATAAACGAACCCGCATCTTCTGTAACCATTAAACTGGCTCAGTTTCTAAAATGGCAGGGACTTGTCCAAACCGGAGGCGAAGCAAAAATACGCATCCAAGGAGGAGAAGTTTTAGTGAATGGAACTCTTGAAACTCGGCGGGGACGTAAGCTGGTGAGTGGTGATCGCGTCACTATTGATGGCAAAACTTATCAGGTCAATTTGTAA
- the lhgO gene encoding L-2-hydroxyglutarate oxidase: protein MSYSCDFVIIGAGIVGLALARELKHCYPHSKIIVLEKESSLGRHASGRNSGVLHSGIYYPANSIKAKVCAQGAKEMAQYCHQRHLPIAQIGKVILPITPADDSQLDLLYDRAQSNGVRAEIIDQQQLKTLEPLAYTITGRAIYCPDTSVIDPKAILNDLAAQLEQQGVKILFNQKFTQLDLEEKCLKTPTETLYFGHLFNSAGLYADQVARACNIGKRYTIMPFKGLYYTLAASSGLEINRNIYPVPNLQVPFLGIHFTKKLNGEISLGPTAIPALGRENYSAWEKLSLTETTKMIWQISQQYIHNKQGFRRLIHQETPHLLKPYFAKAAQKLVRSLKPEHLQPSHHVGIRAQLFDQKKQELVMDFIIEQGKNSTHILNAVSPAFTSAFSFARLVLNQNVNI from the coding sequence ATGTCTTATTCTTGCGATTTTGTGATTATTGGAGCGGGGATTGTCGGTTTAGCTCTAGCTAGAGAACTTAAACACTGTTACCCTCACAGTAAAATTATTGTTCTTGAAAAAGAATCAAGTTTAGGTCGTCATGCTAGTGGAAGAAATAGCGGAGTATTACATTCAGGAATTTATTATCCTGCAAATTCTATCAAAGCTAAAGTCTGTGCCCAAGGGGCTAAAGAAATGGCACAATACTGCCATCAACGACATTTACCCATAGCCCAAATAGGAAAAGTGATTTTACCCATTACACCAGCCGATGATTCCCAGTTAGACTTACTTTATGATCGCGCTCAAAGCAATGGAGTACGAGCAGAAATTATCGATCAACAACAGTTAAAAACGCTAGAACCTCTAGCATATACTATTACCGGTAGAGCCATCTATTGTCCGGATACATCAGTAATTGACCCCAAAGCTATTTTAAATGACTTAGCCGCTCAATTAGAACAACAGGGAGTCAAAATTCTTTTCAATCAAAAATTTACTCAACTTGATCTCGAAGAGAAATGTCTAAAAACTCCCACAGAAACTCTTTATTTTGGGCATTTATTTAATAGTGCTGGACTTTATGCCGATCAGGTGGCTAGAGCTTGTAATATAGGCAAAAGATATACTATAATGCCCTTTAAGGGGTTATATTACACTTTAGCCGCTTCATCAGGATTAGAGATCAACAGAAATATTTATCCGGTTCCTAATTTACAAGTGCCCTTTTTAGGGATTCATTTTACTAAAAAATTGAACGGTGAAATCTCCCTCGGGCCTACTGCTATTCCGGCTTTAGGAAGAGAAAATTATTCAGCTTGGGAAAAACTAAGCTTAACTGAGACTACTAAGATGATCTGGCAAATTAGCCAACAGTATATCCATAATAAACAGGGATTTCGGCGCTTAATTCATCAAGAAACTCCACATCTATTGAAACCCTATTTTGCCAAAGCGGCTCAAAAATTAGTTCGCTCCCTAAAACCTGAACATTTACAGCCAAGTCATCACGTAGGAATTCGGGCACAATTATTTGATCAAAAAAAGCAAGAATTGGTAATGGATTTTATCATTGAACAGGGGAAAAACTCAACCCATATCCTCAATGCGGTTTCCCCGGCTTTTACCAGTGCTTTTAGTTTTGCTCGTTTAGTGCTGAATCAAAATGTCAATATTTAA